One Faecalicatena sp. Marseille-Q4148 DNA window includes the following coding sequences:
- a CDS encoding FtsX-like permease family protein, which produces MTWPFENDTKTIIKRISGRNISANRKRNIFIIITIALASTLLSAITLYGFGITQKTKNLNKKTAQIVYHAISEKEGSELYKEKEIAWIGEFFNAFSEEINHSTVNFTYANADMLKSQSMPYSGKLPTAEDEIVVQESFLDSLGYSTELGQTIKIPFSDGMNHDFRLTGILNVETGDIGRYTAIISKELVKQQYGNNTVIDYYLGLKDAQNMSEEDATEYADILAKQLHIPDDNVIVRSTYFHVKSENSGNEMLFYFVIGFVTFIGSGIVIYSIFYISVASNIRNYGQLRTIGTTKRQIKKMVYREGKLLAAVGISIGLIIGNVIGYFLIPEGWYWLTSLCVTIGCGLFAFTMVMLSIHTPVKKAAAVSPMEALRYSDYKGISKESSALYRKITPASLAKMNLSRQKTKSILTIFSLAFGGVLVVLISTILVSYDGVAEARGRDFSKGEFNIHLNANQSFDTAKVSLTKLQQKNMLNENFVKTIKDIDGVTGIKRWYYTDAEYRVNGISEDWIQGFSQDEQSDLEKNLIKGTADYDELIADKGIILLQERADLNGMDVALGDTVEVDYENVSGDIMMKTYTVKGIVSDYNYTGFDKCFTLPEQLINEGTGMDCTGTISVITDKDKFDTIETSLNQLIDKNSDLVMDTIEESVNYYNRNQQLVFGAFLIVAIIVVCFSLINLVNTTITNFLSRKQEIGMLQAIGLSKKQLIRMLCYEGMIYSLFAVLVTVSLGVGFGILCIQIMRSLNPYFFYSFPWPVVSIYSAVLLAVQLILIAYTTGNLKKQPLVDQIRTME; this is translated from the coding sequence ATGACTTGGCCTTTTGAAAATGATACAAAAACCATAATAAAGCGTATTTCGGGCAGGAATATATCAGCGAATCGAAAAAGAAATATCTTTATTATTATTACGATTGCACTTGCGAGTACATTATTATCTGCAATAACCCTTTATGGATTTGGAATTACACAGAAAACAAAAAATCTAAATAAAAAAACAGCACAGATTGTATATCATGCAATTTCAGAAAAAGAGGGTTCGGAATTATACAAAGAAAAAGAGATTGCGTGGATTGGAGAATTTTTCAATGCATTTTCTGAAGAAATAAACCATTCAACCGTAAATTTTACTTACGCAAATGCAGATATGCTAAAATCTCAAAGTATGCCTTATTCGGGAAAGTTACCAACTGCGGAAGATGAAATTGTAGTACAGGAATCTTTTTTGGACAGCTTAGGGTATTCAACTGAATTAGGACAGACAATTAAAATACCATTTTCTGACGGGATGAATCATGATTTCAGGTTGACAGGAATCTTAAATGTTGAAACCGGAGATATTGGACGATATACAGCTATTATATCGAAAGAATTAGTGAAACAACAGTATGGAAATAATACGGTTATAGATTATTACCTTGGATTAAAAGACGCTCAAAACATGAGCGAAGAAGATGCTACGGAATATGCAGACATTCTTGCAAAACAACTACACATCCCCGATGATAATGTGATTGTTCGCTCCACTTATTTTCATGTGAAGAGCGAAAATTCTGGAAATGAAATGCTATTTTATTTCGTGATTGGATTTGTAACTTTTATTGGCTCCGGCATTGTGATCTATTCCATTTTTTATATTTCCGTTGCAAGCAATATACGTAACTATGGACAGCTTCGCACGATTGGAACAACGAAACGGCAGATTAAAAAAATGGTTTACCGAGAAGGGAAGTTACTTGCTGCTGTTGGGATTTCTATTGGTTTGATTATAGGTAACGTAATCGGATATTTTCTGATTCCGGAGGGCTGGTACTGGCTGACTTCCTTATGTGTGACGATTGGGTGTGGGCTCTTTGCTTTTACAATGGTAATGCTCTCTATTCATACTCCTGTAAAAAAAGCTGCCGCAGTATCTCCAATGGAGGCTCTTCGATATTCGGATTATAAAGGAATATCGAAAGAAAGTTCGGCGTTGTACCGAAAAATAACACCTGCATCACTTGCTAAAATGAATCTGTCCAGGCAAAAAACAAAATCTATATTAACCATATTTTCACTCGCATTTGGAGGAGTGTTAGTTGTATTGATTTCAACGATATTAGTTTCCTATGATGGAGTTGCAGAAGCCCGTGGGAGAGATTTTTCAAAAGGCGAATTTAATATTCACCTTAATGCTAATCAATCCTTTGATACAGCAAAAGTTTCGTTGACGAAATTACAACAAAAAAATATGCTGAATGAAAATTTTGTGAAAACAATCAAAGATATCGATGGTGTTACCGGAATCAAGCGGTGGTATTATACGGACGCAGAATATCGTGTAAATGGAATTTCAGAAGATTGGATTCAGGGATTTAGTCAAGATGAACAATCTGATTTAGAAAAAAATCTCATAAAAGGAACTGCTGATTATGATGAATTGATTGCGGACAAAGGAATTATCCTATTACAAGAACGTGCAGATCTCAATGGAATGGATGTTGCTTTAGGTGATACAGTAGAAGTTGATTACGAAAATGTATCCGGTGATATTATGATGAAAACTTATACTGTGAAAGGCATAGTAAGCGATTATAATTATACGGGATTCGATAAATGTTTTACTCTCCCGGAACAACTTATAAATGAGGGAACCGGGATGGATTGCACAGGTACTATTTCCGTAATTACAGACAAAGATAAATTCGATACAATTGAAACTTCATTAAATCAGCTGATAGATAAAAACAGTGATTTGGTTATGGATACCATAGAAGAAAGCGTAAATTATTATAATAGAAATCAGCAACTAGTTTTCGGTGCATTTCTGATAGTAGCTATCATTGTTGTGTGTTTTTCGCTGATCAATCTCGTAAATACAACCATTACAAATTTTTTGTCTCGGAAGCAGGAAATTGGAATGTTACAGGCGATTGGTTTAAGCAAAAAACAACTCATCAGAATGCTTTGCTATGAGGGCATGATTTATTCACTCTTTGCTGTGCTTGTAACAGTGAGTTTAGGAGTTGGATTTGGGATTTTATGTATTCAGATCATGCGGTCATTAAATCCATATTTTTTCTATTCATTCCCATGGCCGGTTGTATCGATATATTCGGCTGTTCTGTTGGCTGTTCAGTTGATATTAATTGCATATACAACGGGAAATTTGAAAAAGCAACCTCTTGTTGACCAAATCAGAACAATGGAATAA